Proteins encoded together in one Cataglyphis hispanica isolate Lineage 1 chromosome 17, ULB_Chis1_1.0, whole genome shotgun sequence window:
- the LOC126855776 gene encoding O-phosphoseryl-tRNA(Sec) selenium transferase, with amino-acid sequence MNNQAFSLAERLIPSTYVQQGLNAKKSRENVIRHFIEHRKWPEEGWDDATIEAFLSDLSQMDSNNFPSNCSVGEREARIVSNIVARRHFRMGHGIGRSGDLEEVQPKAAGSSLMYKLTNSLVLEVIRYMGVKSIAGCFLSPMATGMSLVLCMLTLKQDRPRAKYVLWPRIDQKSSFKSIITAGLEPIVIEMQIIGDELKTDMQRLEAQMAALGESVACVLTTTSCFAPRACDSVDSIAALCSQYNIPHLVNNAYGLQSTRCMHLIQEASRKGRVDAFVQSTDKNFLVPVGGAIIGSFDKNLLDRISKMYPGRASASSVMDVMITLLSLGMAGYKQLIAQRKEMYSYLKEELGKLATRHGERLLDTKGNPISMAMTLQCLSHQHDNKQVTMLGSMLFLRNVSGTRVITTTDSKHIVSHKFEGWGAHNSNYRVPYLTAAAALGMKRSDADAFIQRLDKALTKVRRRSAPVTPTASLAGSSINGDAGGTGGPGESSTASTSRASSKDSLRK; translated from the exons atgaataatcaaGCATTCAGTTTGGCGGAGAGGCTCATACCTTCAACTTATGTACAACAAGGTTTAAACGCCAAAAAATCTCGTGAAAACGTTATACGACATTTTATTGAACAT CGAAAATGGCCAGAAGAAGGTTGGGACGATGCAACGATAGAAGCATTTCTATCGGATCTATCGCAAATGGATAGCAATAATTTTCCCTCAAATTGTAGCGTTGGTGAACGTGAAGCGAGAATTGTATCAAATATTGTTGCAAGAAGACACTTTCGTATGGGACATGGCATAGGTAGATCCGGTGATTTAGAAGAAGTACAACCCAAAGCTGCTGGTAGcagtttaatgtataaattaacaaattcttTAGTGCTTGAAGTTATACGATATATGG GAGTGAAGAGTATAGCAGGTTGCTTTCTATCGCCAATGGCTACAGGAATGAGCCTAGTTTTATGTATGCTAACGCTTAAGCAAGACAGACCACGAGCGAAATATGTTTTATGGCCTAGAATTGATCAAAAATCTAGCTTCAAATCGATAATCACAGCTGGTTTAGAACCTATCGTTattgaaatgcaaataataggAGACGAATTGAAAACCGACATGCAAAGACTCGAGGCTCAAATGGCGGCTTTAGGCGAAAGTGTCGCTTGTGTACTTACAACAACGAGTTGCTTTGCGCCTAGAGCGTGCGACTCTGTGGATTCTATCGCAGCCCTCTGCAGTCAATATAATATACCGCATTTAGTAAATAATGCATATGG CTTGCAGAGTACAAGATGCATGCATCTCATACAAGAAGCATCGAGAAAGGGTCGTGTAGATGCCTTTGTTCAAAGTACAGACAAGAACTTTCTAGTTCCAGTGGGTGGAGCTATTATAGGCTCCTTTGATAAAAATCTCTTGGATCGCATATCGAAAATGTATCCGGGACGTGCGAGTGCGAGTTCCGTTATGGACGTAATGATAACACTGTTGAGTCTTGGAATGGCAGGATACAAACAATTGATTGCTCAACGTAAGGAAATGTATTCTTATTTGAAAGAAGAATTGGGAAAATTAGCAACAAGGCATGGAGAAAGGCTATTGGATACTAAGGGCAATCCGATATCCATGGCTATGACTCTTCAATGTCTAAGTCATCAACACGACAACAAGCAAGTTACTATGCTAGGATCAATGCTTTTTCTGCGTAATGTTAGTGGTACTAGAGTAATAACGACAACAGATTCTAAGCATATTGTTTCACATAAATTTGAAG gcTGGGGCGCACACAACAGCAATTACAGAGTTCCATATCTAACTGCTGCAGCAGCATTAGGTATGAAGAGATCTGATGCGGATGCATTTATACAAAGATTGGATAAAGCTTTAACAAAAGTAAGGAGACGCTCAGCGCCAGTAACGCCCACCGCTTCACTCGCCGGTTCCAGCATCAATGGAGATGCAGGTGGTACTGGTGGACCAGGAGAATCTAGCACAGCCTCAACCAGCCGTGCAAGTAGCAAAGATAGTTTGAGAAAATGA